The Acinetobacter pittii genome contains a region encoding:
- a CDS encoding DUF2799 domain-containing protein: protein MKNIGLAILAISLSGCAAMSVEECKTANWSLVGEKDGSKGASPRLDQYYKACGKANIVPDQKSYERGYKEGLGYYCQPSNIFYNALEGNGNINVCPVEQRNRLRPYYRAASDYYNAKAEYDRYDEKFKQYSDNAYNEKLKPEERERYRKLLRELQIDRDRINRNYWNSIRDIERFKYDHGLK, encoded by the coding sequence ATGAAAAATATCGGTTTAGCCATTTTAGCAATCAGTCTTTCAGGTTGTGCTGCAATGAGCGTAGAAGAATGTAAGACTGCGAATTGGTCATTAGTGGGTGAGAAAGATGGTTCAAAGGGGGCTTCGCCACGTTTAGATCAATATTATAAAGCGTGTGGAAAAGCCAATATTGTTCCAGATCAAAAGTCATATGAACGTGGGTATAAAGAGGGCTTAGGGTATTATTGCCAGCCATCAAATATTTTTTATAACGCTTTAGAGGGTAACGGCAATATTAATGTATGCCCAGTTGAGCAGCGTAATCGTTTAAGACCTTATTATCGAGCAGCTTCCGATTACTACAATGCAAAAGCTGAATATGATCGTTATGACGAAAAGTTTAAGCAATATTCTGATAATGCTTACAACGAAAAATTAAAGCCAGAAGAGCGTGAACGTTACCGTAAGCTTTTAAGAGAATTACAAATTGATCGTGACCGTATTAACAGAAACTATTGGAACTCAATTCGAGATATCGAACGTTTCAAATATGATCATGGCTTAAAATAA
- the puuA gene encoding glutamine synthetase family protein has translation MSTHIYPNLNLQNSHFKAFKISDDFIPPTQTDIFNSELFLKEVDEYLSLYPHTQHIDICLHDLNGHIRGKRIDVKSLKNLSNGCYFPLSVYAMSLDGKVIEETGLGKYIGEPDRLCLPILGSLQPSALSPELNAQLYLSMQEEDGSDCRYEPRNILKKLLNQLHTNNYFPVMAAELEFYLFSPQHQSETCIENQCFDIDAPNNYQQVLDEVEKAALLQSIEITAIVAESSPGQYELNLQHSHDILKLCDQINALKRIVKQVARKHDLTACFMAKPNLAKAGSGMHFHMSMLNQYHENIFSSEVEKNELSAKLLSAISGLIELMPISMAILAPNINSYRRFKIGHHVPLEANWDTNNRNVAIRIPCSDVQNQRLEYRVAGADCNPYLVTATILAGASYGLSHKLPLPKPAHLLKFQDEHILLANNQPEALKIFKGSLILKGYLGADFVEHWYTVKQAEYQNIYSQMTEAEQHWDI, from the coding sequence ATGAGTACGCATATTTACCCAAATTTAAACTTACAAAATTCTCACTTTAAGGCATTTAAAATATCAGATGATTTTATTCCTCCAACACAAACCGACATTTTCAACTCAGAGCTTTTTTTGAAAGAAGTTGATGAATATTTAAGTTTATATCCCCACACTCAGCACATTGATATTTGTCTGCATGACTTAAATGGGCATATTCGTGGCAAACGAATTGACGTTAAGAGTCTGAAAAATCTATCTAATGGCTGTTATTTTCCTCTTTCTGTTTATGCCATGAGCCTTGATGGAAAAGTGATTGAAGAAACAGGCCTGGGAAAATATATTGGTGAACCAGATAGACTTTGCCTGCCCATTTTAGGCAGCTTGCAACCAAGTGCCTTATCCCCAGAATTAAATGCTCAGCTTTACCTATCAATGCAAGAAGAAGATGGTTCAGACTGTCGCTATGAACCACGCAATATATTAAAAAAATTATTAAATCAGTTACATACTAATAATTATTTCCCTGTCATGGCTGCCGAGCTAGAGTTTTACCTTTTCTCACCTCAGCATCAGTCTGAAACCTGCATAGAAAACCAATGTTTCGATATAGATGCACCGAATAACTATCAGCAAGTCCTAGATGAAGTTGAGAAAGCAGCCCTACTTCAATCTATTGAAATTACCGCTATTGTTGCGGAATCATCCCCTGGACAATACGAATTAAATCTTCAACACAGCCATGATATTTTAAAGCTCTGCGATCAAATTAATGCTTTAAAAAGAATTGTAAAACAAGTCGCAAGAAAGCATGACTTAACCGCTTGTTTCATGGCGAAACCAAACTTGGCAAAGGCTGGTAGTGGCATGCATTTTCATATGAGCATGCTGAATCAATACCATGAAAATATATTTAGCTCAGAAGTAGAAAAAAATGAGCTTTCAGCTAAATTATTGAGCGCGATTAGTGGCCTAATTGAGTTAATGCCTATATCTATGGCGATTTTAGCACCTAATATTAATTCTTATAGACGTTTTAAAATTGGGCATCATGTGCCATTAGAAGCCAATTGGGATACCAATAATCGTAATGTCGCAATCCGTATTCCATGCTCAGACGTACAAAATCAACGTTTAGAATATCGTGTTGCTGGTGCGGACTGTAATCCCTATCTGGTAACAGCGACTATTTTAGCGGGCGCATCTTATGGCTTATCTCATAAGTTACCGCTGCCAAAACCTGCTCATCTTTTGAAGTTTCAAGATGAGCACATTTTATTAGCTAATAATCAGCCAGAAGCCTTAAAAATATTTAAAGGGAGTCTTATTTTAAAAGGATATTTAGGGGCAGACTTTGTA
- the coq7 gene encoding 2-polyprenyl-3-methyl-6-methoxy-1,4-benzoquinone monooxygenase gives MRHYTGIDQLINSFDQALRSLVPGATAAQRQNPAESVEAKLGVEDARHVAGLMRVNHSGEVCAQALYHGQALTAKLPNVRREMQQAAIEEQDHLAWCEDRLKELNSHTSLLNPIWYGLSYGMGALAGIAGDKYSLGFVAETERQVSMHLQDHLNQLPAQDERSRKILEQMNEDELHHRHTALEAGGVELPYAVKISMTAISKLMTKTSYYL, from the coding sequence ATGCGCCACTATACTGGAATTGATCAGCTCATTAACTCTTTTGATCAAGCATTACGTAGTCTTGTTCCGGGTGCAACCGCAGCACAGCGCCAAAATCCGGCCGAATCGGTTGAAGCAAAACTAGGTGTAGAAGATGCTCGTCATGTTGCAGGCTTAATGCGTGTTAACCATAGTGGTGAAGTGTGCGCACAAGCCCTTTATCATGGACAAGCATTAACGGCGAAATTACCCAATGTACGCCGTGAAATGCAGCAAGCAGCAATTGAAGAGCAAGACCATTTAGCTTGGTGTGAAGATCGTTTAAAAGAGTTAAATAGCCATACAAGCTTATTAAATCCTATCTGGTATGGCCTTTCATATGGTATGGGCGCTCTTGCGGGTATAGCTGGTGATAAATATAGCTTAGGTTTTGTTGCTGAAACTGAGCGTCAGGTAAGCATGCATTTGCAAGACCATTTAAACCAATTACCTGCTCAAGATGAACGCTCGCGCAAAATTCTAGAGCAAATGAATGAGGATGAGTTGCACCATCGTCATACTGCACTTGAAGCAGGCGGTGTTGAATTACCTTATGCAGTAAAAATCAGTATGACTGCTATTTCAAAGTTAATGACAAAAACTAGTTATTATCTTTAA
- a CDS encoding translocation/assembly module TamB domain-containing protein: MAEVEQQPTSAPSSPKKKRRILRSFLLTILIILLLLASSLVIMMSTDRGSRFLLDRVLEAQKIIKYEYEGGNLLRGIILKNVLVQLKDVDVSLDRADVGLGWRSLLLEKEVHLSHADVRNLRIINKTPPSGKPFEFKPIKLPFVLRVDEGDVDHLELKLSSSDVSFYNVHLQDALWSETKLEFEKSSMDMGYLSVHNATGKMDFSGKYPLDATADLRIPSLKSLNIQNIKVAARGSLDTIKAGVATTTPDLLTGWVILHPVRDEVPMQGELLLKNYHLPLLQEQKLFAKNGVVKFQGDIKQLNLALDTDLKGENLPEGQYNALMNTDLVHQLNITDFNGQVMKGAVNLKGLVNWKDHVTWDIKGRLDRINPKDKTIPQVVQDFLPPSLDAAVASTGSLEKGTEVFANIDFDRYESWKLKLNQAPEKNNKPQPMLMNVAWANIDRAMPYIGWLSSDNGQVDLTLRDGQQDIKVATKVYQHEKTLLPAGQYLANLNVKDNILNIPNFSFAAEKGSLTGQAKVLLPSEKRQLAWSALLNAKDFNPQSIQAAAPVNLLNGSIKANGFAKPNQQIIQFEKIDLTGRLAQAGQETVSLGGKSTAALLFHDVKAGGGFKGFAVNYDGSLKALKQANGLLKFSIAGTPDFIRISQLQHDGVAGKIYATGSVNLKDRIAWDINSSLVRFKPQYFASTVKGEISGNLKTQGVWSDHLKRINIQQLNLAGFLNNKPVRGKGNLSLLMDSNQNGFLPQQFEANNLFLVYGQNQLQATGNAQNLKIKLNAPALYELYPGLRGRAYGDLNVQSQPRLKATANIAVDNFAFNTLVSVKRLSIQGELPTSETTPTQLTAKLDNLRSGNRQIQSAEVNLTGTRKAHLLKVLGNNSISKFYVQLAGGFNQNNDWLGQIQKGSFDSRRIRLAQNQNAPVIFSSAKSELYVGQHCWQSTNSQLCFDQPLRVSKARGNVSFVTQNMDLSDFAAFMPEGLAMTGQLNGYAKASWVNGGNPKLDARLITRKGEIGLAAEDPQDPATTLAYDELGVIAKSVSEGLLFRVDVKTPDIGTGYANVIINPFQSSMPMHGEVAFNDVQLKVLKPFIQDVRSMSGTLALAGKINGTLTQPQFTGEMRLKNGAISMISLPVNLTNVQVYSSIRQDMATIDGAFNSGQGVGLLKGSFEWKDAPRLQLNLKGDNLLVRQAPLITAIANPNLTLDMYPFDKRLSLKGSVDVPRARISMPETTAPIINTSSDVRIVRQGQDPLAILRAAKPWDIRADISVNIGKQVIFQGFNSNIPLVGRLNLSQRGYETAMRANGAIGVSQKVKIEAYGQSLDLNRAIARFNGPLANPTLDIDANKNVQGSMVGVRVTGTASSPNIQVYNDAGLSEQEALNALVTGRINEGSSGLSNAEGFKSDVNNTIAAAGISMGLGGTRALTNQIGRTFGLSGLALDAQGTGDDTQVSLTGYITPDLFIRYGVGVFTPVNKLTLRYQMNRRLYLEASQSLERAIDLFYNWRF; the protein is encoded by the coding sequence ATGGCGGAAGTAGAACAGCAGCCCACTTCGGCACCAAGCTCTCCTAAGAAGAAGCGTCGCATTTTGCGTAGCTTCTTGCTGACGATATTGATCATATTGTTATTATTGGCTTCTTCGTTAGTGATCATGATGTCAACGGATCGCGGCAGTCGTTTTTTATTAGATCGGGTATTAGAAGCTCAGAAAATAATTAAATATGAATATGAAGGTGGAAACTTACTGCGGGGTATCATTCTCAAAAATGTGTTGGTGCAATTAAAAGATGTCGATGTTTCATTAGATCGAGCTGATGTAGGCTTAGGATGGCGTTCTTTATTATTAGAAAAAGAAGTGCATTTAAGCCATGCTGATGTGCGTAACTTACGTATTATTAATAAAACTCCGCCTTCTGGTAAACCTTTTGAATTTAAACCAATCAAATTACCTTTTGTCTTGCGCGTAGATGAAGGTGATGTCGACCATTTAGAGCTTAAATTGTCGAGTTCAGATGTAAGTTTCTATAATGTCCATTTGCAAGATGCGCTCTGGTCAGAGACAAAACTAGAATTTGAAAAATCCAGTATGGATATGGGCTATCTTTCAGTCCACAACGCAACAGGTAAAATGGATTTCAGTGGCAAATATCCATTAGATGCCACAGCAGATTTAAGAATCCCATCTTTAAAAAGTTTAAATATTCAAAATATTAAAGTAGCTGCTCGGGGAAGTTTAGATACTATAAAAGCTGGGGTTGCAACAACTACTCCTGATCTATTAACAGGTTGGGTAATATTGCATCCTGTTCGTGATGAAGTTCCAATGCAAGGTGAACTATTACTCAAAAACTATCATTTACCTTTGCTACAAGAGCAAAAACTCTTTGCAAAAAATGGGGTGGTCAAGTTTCAAGGTGATATTAAACAGCTTAATTTGGCACTTGATACAGATTTAAAGGGTGAGAATTTACCTGAAGGTCAATACAACGCTTTGATGAATACTGATCTAGTTCATCAGCTTAATATTACCGATTTCAATGGCCAAGTTATGAAAGGTGCCGTTAACCTTAAAGGTTTGGTGAATTGGAAAGATCATGTGACTTGGGACATTAAAGGCCGTTTAGATCGCATTAATCCTAAAGACAAAACAATTCCTCAGGTAGTTCAAGACTTTTTACCGCCAAGTTTAGATGCTGCTGTTGCCTCAACTGGGTCTTTGGAAAAAGGTACAGAAGTATTTGCTAATATTGACTTTGACCGTTACGAGTCATGGAAACTCAAACTTAATCAGGCGCCAGAAAAGAATAATAAACCTCAGCCGATGCTTATGAATGTGGCTTGGGCAAATATAGACCGTGCAATGCCTTATATTGGATGGTTAAGTAGTGACAATGGTCAAGTCGATTTAACGTTACGTGATGGCCAACAAGATATTAAAGTTGCTACAAAAGTATATCAGCATGAAAAAACTTTATTGCCAGCAGGACAATATCTAGCTAATTTAAATGTTAAAGATAATATTTTAAATATTCCTAATTTTAGTTTTGCTGCTGAAAAAGGTAGCTTAACGGGTCAGGCTAAAGTTCTATTACCTAGTGAAAAACGTCAGTTGGCTTGGAGTGCGTTATTAAATGCAAAAGATTTTAATCCGCAAAGTATTCAGGCAGCAGCGCCAGTTAATTTGTTAAATGGTTCAATTAAGGCAAATGGTTTTGCTAAACCAAATCAGCAAATTATCCAATTTGAGAAAATTGATTTAACGGGTCGATTGGCTCAAGCAGGTCAAGAAACTGTAAGTTTAGGTGGAAAAAGTACTGCTGCATTATTATTTCATGATGTGAAAGCTGGTGGCGGTTTTAAAGGCTTTGCGGTTAATTATGATGGGTCTTTAAAAGCCTTAAAACAGGCAAATGGTTTGTTGAAGTTTTCTATAGCGGGCACGCCGGATTTTATTCGAATTAGCCAATTACAACACGATGGTGTGGCTGGAAAAATCTATGCTACTGGTTCTGTAAATTTAAAAGATCGTATCGCATGGGATATTAATAGTTCATTGGTACGCTTTAAGCCTCAATATTTTGCCTCAACTGTTAAAGGTGAAATTTCAGGAAATCTGAAAACTCAAGGGGTTTGGTCTGATCACTTGAAGCGAATTAATATTCAACAATTGAATCTTGCAGGCTTTTTGAATAATAAACCTGTTCGAGGTAAAGGTAATCTATCTCTATTGATGGATTCCAATCAAAATGGCTTTTTACCTCAGCAGTTTGAAGCAAATAACTTATTTTTAGTGTATGGACAGAACCAGCTACAAGCTACTGGCAATGCACAAAATCTAAAAATTAAGCTGAATGCGCCAGCACTCTACGAGTTATATCCAGGGCTACGTGGTCGAGCTTATGGAGATCTAAATGTTCAATCACAACCACGATTAAAAGCAACAGCAAATATTGCAGTAGATAATTTTGCTTTTAATACACTAGTCAGCGTAAAGAGATTGAGTATTCAAGGTGAGCTTCCAACTTCGGAAACAACACCGACTCAATTAACCGCAAAATTAGATAATTTGCGTAGTGGAAATAGACAAATTCAGTCTGCTGAAGTGAATTTAACGGGAACAAGAAAAGCGCATTTATTGAAAGTACTCGGCAATAATAGTATTTCTAAGTTTTATGTCCAGTTAGCTGGAGGCTTTAACCAAAATAATGATTGGTTAGGACAAATCCAAAAAGGAAGTTTTGATTCAAGACGCATTCGTCTGGCACAAAATCAAAATGCTCCGGTAATTTTTTCTTCTGCTAAGTCTGAGCTATATGTGGGTCAACATTGCTGGCAAAGTACTAACAGTCAACTCTGTTTTGATCAGCCGCTACGAGTGAGTAAAGCACGAGGTAATGTTTCTTTTGTAACTCAGAACATGGATTTAAGTGATTTCGCGGCATTTATGCCAGAAGGTTTGGCAATGACTGGACAATTAAATGGCTATGCCAAGGCATCATGGGTAAATGGTGGTAATCCAAAACTTGATGCACGTTTAATTACGCGTAAAGGTGAAATTGGTTTGGCTGCTGAAGATCCGCAAGACCCTGCGACTACTCTGGCTTATGATGAGTTAGGCGTGATTGCAAAAAGTGTATCAGAGGGACTGTTATTCCGAGTTGATGTTAAAACACCTGACATTGGTACGGGTTATGCGAACGTTATTATCAACCCATTCCAGTCATCAATGCCAATGCATGGTGAGGTAGCTTTTAATGATGTTCAATTAAAAGTTTTAAAACCATTTATCCAAGATGTCCGCTCAATGAGTGGTACTTTAGCCTTGGCAGGTAAAATCAACGGTACATTAACTCAACCTCAGTTTACTGGTGAAATGCGTCTGAAAAATGGTGCAATCAGTATGATTTCTTTGCCAGTTAACTTAACCAACGTTCAGGTTTACTCATCAATTCGTCAAGATATGGCAACAATTGATGGAGCATTTAACAGTGGACAGGGGGTGGGTTTACTCAAAGGTAGTTTTGAATGGAAAGATGCACCACGCCTTCAATTAAATCTGAAAGGTGATAATTTACTAGTGCGTCAAGCTCCATTAATTACTGCAATTGCCAACCCGAACCTGACACTTGATATGTATCCTTTTGATAAGCGATTAAGCTTAAAAGGATCTGTAGATGTTCCTCGTGCACGTATTTCAATGCCAGAAACAACTGCTCCAATTATTAATACTTCATCAGATGTTCGTATCGTACGCCAAGGTCAAGACCCACTTGCAATTTTACGGGCTGCTAAACCTTGGGATATTCGAGCTGATATTTCCGTTAATATTGGAAAACAAGTGATATTCCAAGGCTTTAACAGTAACATTCCATTGGTTGGCCGTTTAAACTTAAGCCAACGTGGCTATGAGACGGCAATGAGAGCTAACGGGGCGATTGGTGTTAGCCAAAAAGTGAAAATTGAAGCTTATGGGCAAAGTCTAGACTTGAATCGAGCAATTGCCCGTTTTAATGGACCATTGGCAAACCCGACTTTAGATATCGATGCGAATAAAAATGTTCAGGGTAGTATGGTGGGGGTTCGTGTTACAGGTACGGCGTCCTCACCAAACATTCAGGTTTATAACGATGCAGGTTTATCTGAACAAGAAGCATTAAATGCGCTTGTTACTGGACGTATTAATGAAGGTTCGAGTGGTTTAAGTAATGCAGAGGGCTTTAAATCTGATGTAAACAACACCATTGCTGCAGCAGGTATTAGTATGGGCTTAGGTGGTACACGTGCTTTAACTAACCAGATTGGACGTACGTTTGGTTTGAGCGGCCTAGCTTTAGATGCACAAGGTACAGGTGATGATACGCAAGTGAGCTTAACGGGTTATATCACACCAGATCTGTTTATTCGTTATGGTGTCGGAGTATTTACGCCAGTAAATAAACTCACTTTACGTTATCAAATGAATCGACGTTTATATCTAGAAGCGAGTCAGTCTTTAGAAAGAGCAATTGACCTTTTCTATAATTGGCGCTTTTAG
- the lplT gene encoding MFS transporter has translation MMKQDEHLMTSRRFVPMFFTQFFGALNDNVFKQALLLVITYGWIQQQSAPVSTLNNLAALLFILPYFFFSATAGQIADKYERSQLVRGIKILEIIIMLIGTAGFMLGHLWLLLLALFLMGTHSTFFGPIKYAILPEILKPNELMSGNALFQSGTSMAILFGMILGGAVIASSDGNLLWISITVVAIACIGYLFSRFILPQKVAAPDLKIDWNFIRTSFQTIKYAKSLPLVFTILLGNSWYWFYGATYLTQIPQLTQQNLHASENVVSLLLTFFSVGIGVGSLLCRKIGGSEINIKMVPIGAIGLTVFALYLAASLAFVPERTGALLTLKDVFTQGWVYYHVMIAVTLLGISGGFYIVPLYAMMQAYSPRSHRARVVAANNILNAVFMVSSAIFSILILSVLKIDIKILFIITAVLSAIFSIWLLARLKPMLATAHLSLED, from the coding sequence ATGATGAAACAAGATGAGCACCTGATGACCTCACGTCGGTTTGTACCGATGTTTTTTACCCAGTTTTTTGGCGCATTAAATGATAACGTTTTTAAGCAAGCTTTATTATTAGTGATTACTTATGGATGGATTCAGCAACAATCTGCTCCCGTAAGTACTCTTAATAATCTGGCAGCCCTCTTGTTTATTCTGCCATATTTCTTTTTTTCAGCCACAGCTGGACAAATCGCCGACAAATACGAACGTTCTCAACTCGTCCGTGGCATTAAAATTTTAGAAATTATCATTATGCTCATCGGTACTGCTGGTTTCATGTTGGGCCATTTATGGCTACTTCTTCTTGCTTTATTTTTGATGGGTACACATTCGACATTCTTCGGTCCCATTAAATACGCAATTTTGCCTGAAATCTTAAAACCGAATGAGTTAATGTCAGGTAATGCGCTATTTCAATCCGGCACATCCATGGCGATCTTGTTCGGAATGATCTTAGGTGGTGCCGTAATTGCCTCATCAGATGGTAATTTATTGTGGATTAGTATCACCGTAGTGGCTATTGCTTGCATAGGCTATTTATTTAGTCGCTTCATTTTGCCGCAAAAAGTTGCTGCACCTGACTTAAAGATTGACTGGAATTTTATCCGTACAAGCTTTCAAACCATTAAATATGCCAAAAGCTTACCGCTAGTATTCACAATTTTGCTAGGCAACTCATGGTACTGGTTTTATGGCGCGACTTATTTAACTCAAATTCCGCAGCTTACCCAGCAAAACCTTCATGCATCAGAAAATGTCGTTAGCCTGTTACTGACTTTCTTTTCAGTCGGTATTGGTGTGGGTTCTCTTCTTTGCCGTAAAATTGGTGGTTCAGAAATTAATATTAAAATGGTGCCGATTGGTGCAATTGGCCTTACTGTTTTTGCGCTCTACCTTGCTGCCAGTTTAGCTTTTGTACCAGAAAGAACCGGGGCATTACTTACCTTAAAAGACGTTTTTACCCAAGGCTGGGTTTACTACCATGTCATGATTGCGGTGACTTTATTGGGTATTAGTGGCGGTTTTTATATAGTTCCTTTGTATGCCATGATGCAGGCTTATTCACCACGTTCACATCGTGCACGTGTTGTTGCAGCGAATAACATCCTAAATGCCGTTTTTATGGTTTCTTCTGCAATTTTTTCAATCTTAATCTTAAGTGTTTTAAAAATTGATATTAAAATACTCTTTATTATTACAGCTGTACTTAGTGCAATCTTTAGTATTTGGCTTCTAGCACGTCTAAAACCAATGCTTGCCACAGCACATCTTTCTTTGGAGGACTAA
- the ykgB gene encoding lactonase family protein, whose product MKIDTCVEIKYSKESDTNIKYRELIQKLTATLSLTLLSLGWGSAVNAAQQQIALVGTWTSIPDAPLVQKPKQASEGLYQLQVNSDGTLTPVNVLKMKSPSWIVKSKDGRFAYTTNEENEGAVTALSIQNGKVEVLNTVDSHGGHPTHASISLDGKFLFVSNYSAFDKGRGGVAVLPILPNGHLGEKVQNIVFNEGSGHVKGRQESGHAHSTTFSPDGKYLYASDLGNDKIYTFRYNPNKPQPLEADSTRDVTFIHGSGPRHMVFSPNGKQAYVTAEMRSEIVTFNVQDGHLKKVAELKLIHEDKTPEFKSASGIILSPNGKYVIAANRGADNKLLVFKIQQNGLLGQPVVYKANGIEPRAFSFDASGKYLYVTNVYSNNISLFRFDAKNGTLTPAGDAAKISTPTDIKFFN is encoded by the coding sequence GTGAAAATAGATACTTGTGTTGAAATTAAATATAGCAAGGAAAGCGATACAAATATTAAATATCGTGAGCTAATTCAAAAGTTAACAGCAACATTGTCATTGACGCTTTTATCATTGGGATGGGGCTCCGCCGTAAATGCCGCACAACAACAAATTGCTTTAGTCGGAACATGGACATCAATTCCTGATGCACCACTTGTGCAAAAACCAAAACAGGCCAGTGAAGGTTTGTATCAGCTTCAAGTAAATAGCGATGGAACTTTAACTCCAGTTAATGTGTTGAAAATGAAAAGTCCTTCTTGGATTGTGAAGTCGAAAGATGGACGTTTTGCATATACCACTAATGAAGAAAATGAAGGAGCGGTGACTGCATTATCAATTCAAAATGGAAAGGTAGAAGTATTGAACACTGTGGATAGCCATGGTGGGCACCCAACACATGCATCAATCAGTTTAGACGGTAAATTCCTGTTTGTATCGAACTATTCGGCATTTGACAAAGGTCGTGGTGGTGTGGCTGTTTTACCAATTTTGCCAAATGGCCATTTAGGTGAAAAAGTACAAAATATTGTTTTTAACGAAGGTTCTGGTCACGTCAAAGGGCGTCAGGAAAGTGGTCATGCACATTCGACAACCTTCAGCCCAGACGGTAAGTATCTATATGCTAGTGATCTTGGAAATGACAAAATCTACACCTTCCGTTATAACCCTAACAAGCCTCAACCACTCGAAGCAGATAGCACTCGAGATGTGACTTTTATCCATGGTTCTGGCCCACGCCATATGGTCTTTTCACCAAATGGCAAACAAGCGTATGTTACCGCAGAAATGCGAAGTGAGATTGTGACATTTAACGTACAAGATGGTCATTTGAAAAAAGTGGCTGAGCTGAAACTGATCCATGAGGACAAAACACCTGAATTTAAGAGCGCGAGTGGAATTATCCTCAGTCCAAATGGTAAATATGTGATTGCTGCTAATCGGGGTGCGGATAACAAACTTTTAGTGTTTAAAATCCAACAAAATGGCTTGCTAGGTCAACCAGTAGTTTATAAAGCGAATGGTATTGAACCACGCGCGTTCTCATTTGATGCATCTGGTAAATATCTATATGTAACCAATGTTTATAGTAATAACATTAGTTTATTCCGTTTCGATGCAAAAAATGGCACCTTAACACCAGCTGGTGATGCAGCAAAAATATCAACACCTACGGATATCAAATTCTTTAATTAA